In a genomic window of Bicyclus anynana chromosome 5, ilBicAnyn1.1, whole genome shotgun sequence:
- the LOC112044158 gene encoding dynein axonemal intermediate chain 4 encodes MENEQVSIAATEASSNESVSKTNISDSASKVSKATYSFMEKREKYRVIVDDIDYTPDNIVDSDYVTMEDTFSHAAFETKVRPRSPTAKSKSTADAGMKVYATTISLDDIHIDHTINTEVGLVYDDVDLEIAPSAFYLPKSRPIMSYPPEIYVTLKETETHILFELPSFSYDKGSSEGNAVEEENELYQYMTVGKGKNRKMVNEETQTAELITQTRHTLATRPQKKNAIAFASMWDMHDTYARLALIKPREQIDEMVMYQSAAPTLLRKKKEKYYDPELANRGKSFDEISSTPQFLDAVLLTERVLATLEYSSAQKTFRGLVKMNPLSLDLIYVYSMKPLWTFEYTDTLNRPISSISFNPKNNNILAVGHGKFTYAENHIGLVCVWCTKNPCKPERSYTFQDPVTSLAFSDKNPNWLACGFANGDVLILDVTSYAIKTIATSKRDTNPCFEPIWTINWRGIDKENEYVITTCQDGRINKFINTKTHDFICTPLMRISTVEGKMRGLEAPKQCVKEDVPITRYPAALCMKWHPRIDHIYLVGTDEGCIHKCSTHYLNQHMDVFRAHAGPVYNMQFSPFIDTLLVSCGADNAIRLWIEGMDDVILTLNCPSAVYDVAFCPVNSTIIISASGNVLSIWDLRRKTHMPCAEYTFSGNVVLTFIQFSPSGDNVFVGDTMGRIHTFHLEDTPIPPFYQRKLLDETIKRALCTRPQMLKQLEKLEKFREKFSK; translated from the coding sequence ATGGAGAACGAACAGGTCTCTATCGCTGCAACAGAGGCGAGCTCGAATGAATCAGTTTCTAAAACGAACATCTCTGATTCTGCATCAAAGGTCAGTAAAGCCACCTATAGTTTTATGGAAAAGCGCGAGAAATACAGGGTAATCGTAGACGATATAGACTATACGCCTGACAACATCGTAGATTCAGATTACGTTACAATGGAAGATACTTTTTCTCATGCCGCTTTCGAAACCAAAGTTCGTCCCCGAAGCCCAACTGCCAAATCCAAATCTACCGCCGACGCAGGGATGAAAGTTTACGCCACAACGATCTCCCTTGACGACATCCATATCGACCACACAATCAATACAGAGGTTGGACTGGTTTATGACGACGTCGACTTGGAAATAGCACCTTCAGCTTTTTACTTGCCCAAATCAAGGCCAATAATGTCGTATCCGCCTGAAATTTACGTAACATTAAAAGAAACTGAAACGCATATTCTATTCGAGTTACCGAGTTTCTCGTACGATAAAGGGTCTTCGGAAGGCAATGCCGTGGAAGAAGAAAACGAGTTATATCAATATATGACGGTGGGTAAAGGCAAAAACCGGAAAATGGTAAACGAAGAGACACAAACTGCAGAACTTATTACTCAAACACGACACACACTTGCTACAAGACCTCAGAAAAAGAACGCCATCGCATTCGCCTCTATGTGGGACATGCACGACACGTATGCGCGACTGGCGTTAATAAAGCCTAGGGAACAAATCGACGAAATGGTAATGTACCAGTCCGCTGCGCCTACTTTATTACGCAAGAAAAAGGAGAAGTATTATGACCCTGAATTAGCGAACAGAGGAAAATCTTTTGACGAAATATCTAGTACACCACAGTTTTTGGATGCAGTTCTTTTAACCGAGCGAGTGTTGGCGACGCTGGAATATTCCAGTGCTCAGAAGACATTTCGGGGTCTCGTCAAAATGAATCCACTGTCGTTAGATCTGATTTATGTTTACTCCATGAAACCACTTTGGACTTTTGAATATACCGATACATTAAATAGGCCGATATCGAGTATATCATTCAatcctaaaaataataacattttagcTGTTGGACATGGAAAGTTTACGTATGCCGAGAATCATATCGGGTTAGTGTGCGTGTGGTGTACAAAAAACCCCTGTAAACCGGAGAGGTCGTACACTTTCCAAGATCCTGTGACGTCATTAGCATTTTCAGACAAAAATCCCAATTGGCTCGCGTGCGGATTTGCGAACGGTGACGTTTTGATACTAGACGTGACATCATACGCAATCAAAACGATCGCGACCAGCAAACGTGACACAAATCCTTGCTTTGAACCAATTTGGACTATAAACTGGCGCGGCATCGACAAAGAGAACGAATATGTTATCACAACTTGCCAAGATGGCAGAATTAACAAATTTATAAACACGAAAACTCACGACTTTATTTGCACGCCCTTGATGCGTATATCAACGGTCGAGGGTAAAATGAGAGGTTTAGAAGCACCAAAGCAGTGCGTTAAAGAGGATGTGCCGATAACGAGGTACCCAGCGGCGCTGTGCATGAAATGGCATCCCAGGATAGACCACATCTATTTAGTCGGCACTGACGAGGGTTGTATTCACAAATGTTCGACGCACTATTTGAATCAGCACATGGATGTGTTCCGGGCGCACGCTGGTCCGGTGTACAATATGCAGTTTTCGCCTTTTATCGATACGCTGCTGGTGTCGTGTGGCGCTGACAACGCTATCAGACTTTGGATAGAAGGGATGGACGACGTTATACTAACCTTGAATTGCCCGTCCGCCGTGTACGATGTAGCATTTTGTCCTGTCAACTCGACCATTATCATATCGGCGAGCGGCAACGTGCTCTCGATATGGGATCTTCGGAGAAAGACGCACATGCCGTGTGCAGAATACACTTTCTCCGGTAACGTAGTTTTAACCTTCATACAGTTCTCACCTTCCGGTGACAATGTATTCGTTGGAGACACGATGGGGCGTATTCATACGTTCCACTTGGAGGACACGCCGATACCACCGTTTTACCAGAGGAAACTGTTGGATGAGACTATAAAAAGGGCTTTGTGTACTCGACCACAAATGTTGAAACAACTGGAGAAACTAGAAAAGTTTAGAGAGAAATTTAGTAAAtag